A genomic segment from Deltaproteobacteria bacterium encodes:
- a CDS encoding ABC transporter permease subunit, producing MDYLISGLVQAIHLLFSGDEATYSAIRTTLSVSSMSIAASLALGAPLGFLLGHATFPGKRGVRLIVDTLLAFPTVVIGLLVYGLVSSRGPLGHTGLLFTLPGVAIGQTILGLPIIMAMVATAVEETDSRLKPTLRMLGAGRKDVLLTTLVEIRYSVLLACVAAYGRIVSEIGISMMVGGNIKWHTRTITTAIALETGKGEFAMGVALGLVLLGIVFVLNVGLVLLRRRAGR from the coding sequence ATGGACTATCTCATCTCCGGCCTGGTACAGGCCATCCATCTCCTGTTTTCAGGAGACGAGGCAACCTACAGCGCCATCAGAACGACCCTGTCGGTGTCCAGCATGTCCATCGCGGCCAGCCTGGCCCTGGGAGCTCCTCTTGGCTTTTTGCTCGGCCACGCTACCTTTCCGGGCAAGCGGGGCGTCAGGCTGATCGTGGACACGCTTCTGGCCTTTCCGACGGTGGTCATCGGGCTTTTGGTCTACGGGCTGGTCTCGTCCCGGGGGCCTCTCGGGCACACCGGCCTGCTTTTCACCCTGCCCGGGGTGGCCATCGGCCAGACTATCCTTGGTCTGCCCATCATCATGGCCATGGTGGCCACGGCCGTGGAGGAGACCGATTCCCGGCTGAAGCCGACCCTGCGCATGCTCGGTGCCGGACGAAAAGATGTCCTGCTGACCACCTTGGTGGAGATTAGGTACAGCGTCCTTCTGGCCTGCGTGGCCGCCTACGGCCGAATTGTTTCCGAGATCGGGATCTCAATGATGGTCGGGGGAAACATCAAATGGCACACCCGGACCATCACCACGGCCATCGCCCTGGAAACGGGCAAGGGTGAATTTGCCATGGGCGTTGCTCTGGGGCTGGTTCTTCTGGGTATCGTCTTCGTCCTGAACGTGGGGTTGGTGCTTCTGCGGCGGAGGGCCGGGCGATGA
- a CDS encoding energy-coupling factor ABC transporter ATP-binding protein, which produces MSSPVLELRGIEQQRNGRTVLSVDEFSLNQGEVVGLAGPNGSGKSTLLAILCLLEAPVRGRVFLGGRQWDFFRAVPRDVTMLDQSPLLLKRSVRDNVAYGLRLRKVSGQELIRRVDESLSMVGLDPAVFAGRSWMELSGGEGQRVALAARLALRPRVLLLDEPTASLDEDSANLVQEAVIQARQEWGTSLVIASHDLDWLQTVADRMVRLRRGKIVEDFRPT; this is translated from the coding sequence ATGAGCAGTCCGGTTCTCGAACTTCGAGGGATCGAGCAGCAACGCAACGGAAGGACGGTTCTGTCCGTCGACGAATTCTCTTTGAACCAGGGCGAGGTCGTCGGCCTGGCCGGGCCCAACGGGAGCGGCAAGAGCACGCTGCTGGCCATTCTCTGCCTGCTGGAAGCCCCTGTTCGGGGTCGTGTCTTCCTGGGCGGCCGGCAATGGGATTTTTTCCGGGCCGTTCCCCGGGACGTGACCATGCTCGACCAGTCGCCATTGCTTCTCAAACGTTCGGTCCGGGACAACGTGGCCTATGGGTTGCGCCTCAGAAAGGTCTCAGGCCAGGAATTGATCAGGCGAGTGGATGAATCCCTGTCCATGGTCGGTCTCGATCCCGCGGTCTTTGCCGGTCGTTCTTGGATGGAGCTCTCCGGCGGGGAAGGGCAGCGGGTGGCCCTGGCCGCCCGGCTGGCCTTGAGGCCGAGGGTTTTGCTTCTGGACGAGCCCACGGCCAGCCTGGACGAGGACAGCGCCAACCTGGTCCAGGAGGCGGTCATTCAGGCTCGTCAAGAGTGGGGAACGTCCCTGGTCATAGCCAGCCATGATCTGGACTGGCTCCAGACTGTGGCCGACCGAATGGTTCGTCTGCGGCGGGGCAAGATCGTTGAGGACTTTCGACCGACCTAG